The following are from one region of the Quercus robur chromosome 1, dhQueRobu3.1, whole genome shotgun sequence genome:
- the LOC126721573 gene encoding transcription factor TGA9, producing MRSSYMASHRVGETGLSDSGPTNHHVPYAVFHGINAPSTSFLNQEGSAFDFGELEEAIVLQGVKIRNDEAKAPLFTGRPAATLEMFPSWPMRFQTTPGGSSKSGGESTDSGSAVNTLSSKGDLAEAQLEPESPISKKASSSDHQAFDQKHLQQFQQQQLHQEMASDTSRTGTSQNQSAAGKAPMDKRKGAGSTSEKPLDAKTLRRLAQNREAARKSRLRKKAYVQQLETSRIKLAQLEQDLQRLRSQGLYLGGSGAGGGNISSGAAMFDMEYARWLEDDHRHTSELRTGLQAHLSDSDLRQIVDGCISHYDDMFRLKAVAAKSDVFHLITGVWTSSAERCFLWMGGFRPSELIKMLIGQLDPLTEQQVMGIYSLQQSSNQAEEALSQGEEQLKQSLVDTIAAGPALDGGMQQMAMALGKLSNLEGFVRQADNLRQQTLHQLRRILTVRQAARCFLVIGEYYGRLRALSSLWASRPRETMMTEDNSCQTTTDLQIVQPSHNHFSSY from the exons ATGAGGTCGTCTTACATGGCGAGCCATAGAGTTGGGGAGACTGGTTTATCAGACTCAGGACCTACAAACCACCATGTTCCTTATGCAGTTTTTCATGGAATTAATGCTCCTTCCACAAGTTTTCT cAACCAAGAAGGATCTGCTTTTGATTTTGGAGAGCTAGAAGAAGCAATTGTGCTGCAAGGAGTTAAGATAAGAAATGATGAAGCTAAAGCAC CTTTATTCACAGGCAGGCCTGCAGCTACTCTGGAAATGTTCCCTTCATGGCCAATGAGATTTCAAACTACCCCAGGA GGAAGTTCAAAATCAGGAGGAGAGAGCACAGACTCAGGATCAGCAGTAAACACTCTTTCAAGCAAAGGTGACTTAGCTGAGGCCCAGTTGGAACCAGAATCTCCCATCAGTAAAAAGGCATCTTCCTCAGATCATCAGGCTTTTGATCAGAAGCATCTGCAACAGTTTCAACAGCAACAATTACACCAAGAGATGGCAAGTGATACTTCAAGAACGGGAACATCACAAAATCAATCTGCTGCTGGCAAAGCACCTATGGACAAG AGAAAGGGAGCTGGTTCAACATCAGAGAAGCCACTTGATGCTAAG ACATTGAGACGTTTAGCTCAAAACAGAGAAGCTGCAAGGAAAAGCCGTTTAAGGAAAAAG GCTTATGTACAACAGCTAGAGACAAGTCGAATAAAGCTTGCTCAGCTTGAACAAGACCTTCAAAGATTGCGCTCTCAG GGACTGTACTTGGGTGGTTCTGGTGCTGGTGGTGGAAATATCAGCTCTG GAGCTGCAATGTTTGACATGGAATATGCAAGGTGGCTAGAAGATGATCATAGGCACACATCAGAGCTTCGGACTGGGTTACAGGCACATTTATCAGACAGTGATCTTAGACAAATTGTTGATGGATGTATTTCTCATTATGATGACATGTTCCGGCTTAAGGCAGTGGCTGCCAAATCTGATGTTTTCCACCTTATTACCGGAGTTTGGACTAGCTCCGCCGAGCGTTGCTTCCTCTGGATGGGTGGTTTTCGACCCTCTGAACTCATCAAG ATGTTAATAGGCCAATTAGACCCATTGACAGAACAGCAAGTGATGGGGATTTACAGCCTCCAACAGTCTTCAAACCAGGCTGAGGAGGCTCTATCCCAGGGCGAGGAGCAGCTCAAACAGTCTCTTGTGGACACAATTGCTGCCGGTCCGGCCCTCGATGGTGGCATGCAACAGATGGCTATGGCCTTAGGCAAGCTATCCAATCTTGAAGGCTTCGTACGACAg GCTGATAATTTGAGACAGCAAACCCTTCATCAACTGCGTCGAATATTGACGGTTCGACAAGCAGCAAGGTGTTTTCTTGTAATTGGGGAGTACTATGGCAGACTAAGAGCCCTTAGTTCTCTTTGGGCTTCAAGACCAAGAGA GACCATGATGACTGAAGATAACTCATGCCAAACCACCACGGATTTACAAATTGTTCAACCTTCGCATAATCATTTCTCAAGCTATTGA
- the LOC126721567 gene encoding F-box/LRR-repeat protein At1g67190, whose product MEDLPVEVVGNILSRLGAAREVVIASATCRKWREAYRKHLHTLSFNSTDWAVYRDLTPIRLEILITRTIFQTTGLQGLSILMDDVDVFSASAVIAWLMYTRETLRRLIYNVRTSPNVNILEICGRQRLESLLLAHNSITGVEPNFQRFPCLKSLSLSCVSISALDLSLLLTACPKIETLELVDPEIAMSDAQVTVELTSPTLKSIYVEGISLDKFILEADSIECLHLKDCALEIFELIGKGTLKHFKIDDVSVLHLDIGELVENLEIVDISNFTIIWPKFYQMISRSSKLQRLRLWDMVFDEEDEIVDLETIAVCFPQLSHLSLSYDLRDGVLHYGLQGSSHLVNVTVLEIGWIVINDLFSHWVEGLLERCPNLKKLIIHGIISEAKSHDECQILARFTSSIVQLMRKYLHVEVQFEYQ is encoded by the coding sequence ATGGAGGATCTTCCTGTTGAAGTTGTTGGGAACATACTATCCAGGCTAGGAGCCGCCCGAGAGGTAGTGATAGCCTCTGCAACTTGTCGTAAATGGCGAGAAGCTTACCGCAAACACCTTCACACACTGTCATTCAATTCCACTGATTGGGCTGTTTACCGTGATTTGACCCCTATTCGGCTAGAAATCTTGATAACTCGAACGATATTTCAAACCACGGGATTACAAGGTCTGTCAATTCTGATGGATGATGTTGATGTGTTCTCAGCTTCCGCTGTCATTGCATGGCTTATGTATACCAGGGAAACATTGCGCAGATTGATTTATAATGTTCGGACTTCTCCAAATGTAAACATTCTTGAAATATGTGGCAGGCAAAGGCTGGAATCTTTGTTGCTGGCCCATAATTCCATTACTGGGGTTGAACCCAATTTTCAAAGATTTCCTTGTTTGAAATCCCTATCTTTAAGTTGTGTCAGTATTTCAGCATTGGATCTGAGTCTTCTCCTCACTGCCTGCCCAAAGATTGAAACCTTGGAACTTGTGGATCCAGAGATTGCAATGTCAGATGCACAAGTGACAGTTGAGCTGACAAGTCCCACATTGAAGAGTATATATGTCGAAGGAATCAGTCTGGACAAGTTTATATTGGAGGCTGATAGTATTGAGTGCTTGCACTTGAAAGATTGTGCCCTCGAGATTTTCGAACTCATTGGAAAGGGGACCTTGAAGCACTTCAAGATTGATGATGTTAGTGTGTTACATCTTGATATTGGCGAGCTTGTAGAAAATCTTGAGATTGTAGATATCAGCAACTTCACAATTATATGGCCAAAGTTCTACCAAATGatctcaagatcatcaaaatTACAGAGGCTTCGCCTTTGGGATATGGTGTTTGATGAAGAGGATGAGATTGTGGATTTGGAAACAATTGCTGTTTGTTTCCCACAGCTGAGTCACCTTTCATTGAGTTATGACTTAAGAGATGGAGTGCTTCACTATGGTTTGCAAGGGTCTTCTCACTTGGTGAATGTGACTGTGTTGGAGATTGGTTGGATTGTAATCAATGATCTATTCTCACATTGGGTTGAGGGGCTGCTAGAACGATGCCCAAATCTTAAGAAGTTGATTATTCATGGGATTATTTCGGAGGCAAAATCACATGATGAATGCCAAATTTTGGCCAGATTTACATCTTCCATTGTTCAGCTCATGAGAAAGTATTTGCATGTTGAGGTGCAGTTTGAGTATCAGTAG